One genomic segment of Vibrio fluvialis includes these proteins:
- a CDS encoding pyridoxamine 5'-phosphate oxidase family protein, translating into MKMDLNTYCESSVLCWLATVSHSLVPNVSPKEIFTLWDDERLLIANIASPVSEQNILANPNVCVSMIDVFEQRGYKLGGKARIVRPDDTEWSDYIGALRELADERFPIKNIFEVQIQSSTTIIAPSYFLFRDTTVEEQVKSALSTYQVERPRTFNAAE; encoded by the coding sequence ATGAAGATGGACCTCAATACCTACTGCGAAAGCAGCGTGCTGTGCTGGCTGGCCACCGTCAGTCATAGCCTCGTTCCCAATGTGTCACCCAAAGAGATTTTTACGTTGTGGGATGACGAACGTCTGCTGATCGCCAATATCGCCTCGCCCGTCAGCGAGCAGAACATTCTCGCCAACCCCAACGTGTGCGTCTCAATGATTGATGTGTTTGAGCAGCGCGGCTACAAACTCGGCGGCAAAGCGCGCATTGTGCGCCCGGACGATACCGAATGGAGCGACTACATTGGCGCGCTGCGTGAACTGGCTGACGAACGCTTCCCGATCAAAAACATTTTTGAGGTGCAGATTCAATCCAGCACCACCATCATCGCGCCGAGTTATTTCCTGTTCAGAGACACCACCGTGGAAGAGCAGGTGAAAAGCGCGCTGAGCACTTATCAGGTTGAGCGTCCACGCACGTTCAATGCCGCCGAATAA
- the yegD gene encoding molecular chaperone, with translation MYIGFDYGTANCSVASMQDETPVLIPLERDSLYIPSTLAAPTRDSVSEHLFRHRQISPADALGEQLLRRSVAANRDEDIDLQFDDVVFGQAALDLYLSDPHEVYYVKSPKSFLGAMGLHDIQLSFFEDLVCAMMANIKAQAEARSNAVIDDAVIGRPVNFHGRGGEDSNRQAENILRRAATRAGFRHLEFQFEPVAAGLEYEATLNEDKTVLVVDIGGGTTDCSLIQMGPSWRGKADRTQSLIAHTGQRVGGNDLDIHLAFKQLMTPFGFGSQTQSGLEMPITQFWNPIAINDVSAQAKFFARENLADLKRLHKEAREPEKLARLLAVYHDTLGYSLVKKAEEAKIALSESAQVTAQVKVLSELLEVDIQREAMIEAIDAPKTKMIELVTEAVTLGGVTPDVIFMTGGSARSPILRAGVEQALPNVPVVSGNYFGSVTAGLARWAQVCFR, from the coding sequence ATGTACATAGGGTTTGACTACGGCACGGCCAACTGTTCGGTGGCCAGCATGCAGGATGAGACTCCGGTGCTGATCCCTCTTGAGCGCGACAGTCTTTATATTCCGTCGACACTGGCGGCGCCAACCCGTGATTCGGTGTCGGAGCACCTGTTCCGCCATCGCCAGATCTCGCCGGCGGATGCGCTGGGCGAGCAACTTCTGCGCCGTTCGGTGGCGGCCAACCGCGATGAAGACATCGACCTGCAATTTGATGACGTGGTGTTTGGTCAGGCGGCGCTCGATCTCTACCTGTCGGACCCGCATGAGGTCTATTACGTCAAATCGCCGAAATCGTTTTTGGGCGCGATGGGGTTGCACGATATTCAGCTGAGTTTCTTTGAAGATCTGGTGTGCGCCATGATGGCCAACATCAAAGCTCAGGCGGAAGCGCGCTCGAATGCAGTGATTGATGATGCGGTGATTGGTCGTCCGGTCAACTTCCATGGCCGTGGCGGGGAAGATTCCAACCGACAGGCAGAAAACATTCTGCGCCGCGCGGCGACACGTGCCGGATTCCGCCACCTTGAGTTTCAGTTTGAGCCGGTAGCCGCCGGGCTGGAATATGAAGCGACCTTAAACGAAGACAAAACCGTATTGGTGGTCGATATCGGCGGTGGTACCACCGACTGCTCATTGATTCAGATGGGGCCATCGTGGCGCGGCAAAGCGGATCGAACCCAAAGCCTGATTGCGCACACGGGTCAGCGCGTGGGCGGTAACGATCTTGATATTCATCTCGCGTTTAAACAACTGATGACGCCGTTTGGTTTTGGCAGCCAGACTCAAAGCGGGCTGGAAATGCCGATCACGCAGTTCTGGAATCCGATTGCGATTAACGATGTCAGCGCACAGGCCAAGTTTTTCGCCCGTGAAAACCTGGCGGATCTAAAGCGCTTGCACAAAGAAGCGCGTGAGCCGGAGAAACTGGCGCGTTTGCTGGCGGTGTATCACGACACGCTTGGCTACAGCCTGGTGAAGAAAGCCGAAGAAGCGAAGATTGCGCTGTCGGAATCGGCGCAGGTGACGGCGCAAGTGAAGGTGCTGTCGGAGCTGCTGGAGGTCGATATTCAACGCGAAGCGATGATTGAAGCGATTGATGCACCAAAAACTAAGATGATTGAACTGGTGACGGAAGCGGTGACGCTGGGCGGCGTGACGCCGGATGTGATCTTCATGACTGGCGGCAGCGCGCGCTCACCGATTTTGCGCGCCGGGGTTGAGCAGGCGTTGCCCAATGTACCCGTGGTGAGTGGCAACTACTTTGGCTCGGTCACCGCCGGCCTGGCGCGCTGGGCGCAGGTCTGTTTTCGCTGA